TGCATGCGCAGCAAACCCTAAATCATACAGACAGATATAAATTAGTTCTTTATAAACTCACCACTCCCTATCGTCAAATTTTAAGGATGAATTGCATTCCACCAGACTATAACATGTACTTTTGTTTATGCAGTAAGCATGCTCGTTTTGTAAATGTTTAAGCTCATCACAATTAGAAATACCGATTTCTCATTCTGGTTAAATAGGTAGACGCTAAAGAACGAAACTTCGGAATTTGCAAAAATAAGCCCAAAGAATAGCAggctaaaattaaaaaacagaaaacaaatgtCAAGAATGGGATTCGAACCCATGCCCTTTCGGACCAGTACCTGAAACTGGCGCCTTAGACCAACTCGGCCATCTTGACTTTATGTGATTCCTAAACCAATGCAATTTTCAAGGCTTAAATCTCAAATCAATACGTTATAGTATACTTTCTGGCAAGtaaattttttccttttcattttcatGAGAAAATAGATGTGCGCGGAAGTTAGTTTCCGATTGTTTCATGTTTTAGTAAAAATTATAGACATATGACATACATTATTCAATTTAACGGATAGAAAAATTGGTTAGAATTAAGCTTAAATAAAAAGATTGATTAAAAACATAACTTTGCGTTttattggtaaaaaaaaaaacaggaaatATAAATAAGCTCCCCTTTAACATGGTGggataattataaaaaaaaaaaaaaagagcaacaATTGTGCAATCATGAATTATATGGATTACTTGGAGCTGAtcagttaaaaaataaataaataaaataacaattatttACCAAAGACTTTGTATAGACTGACTTTATTAAGAAAGAGAACTAAAAATGTCTCTTCAGAACACCCACGAGTTTCAAAATTTATACAAGGAACTCAGGAAAGTTCAACATTTTTGCCGACTTGCTTGCTCTTTGAAGCAAATGGCTTGGGCCTAAACCCTTTCTGAAGCAACTTCTCAACCTCCTCAAACTGCATTCCTTTCGTTTCAGGAACTAGCATGTATATCGCTATGAGTCCAATGACAGAAAACCCGGCAAAGAGGAGGAACGTGCCGGCGGAACCTAGAGCATTTGTCAAGGTCAAAAATGTCTCACTCACAATGAGATTGGCACTCCAATTTGCAACTGCAGCCATTCCTCCACATGTTCCTCTATACCTGAGAGGGTATATCTCCGAGTTCACGATCCACGGCACAGTTCCCATTCCAGGTGCATAGATAATGATGTACAATCCCAACAGGATCACTGCGAAGAATCCGACTTTGCTTGGACAACCTTTGGTGTACCACACACGATGTTCTCCCCGACATGAGCTCCTGATATTGTCATTGTAAGCCAAACAAGCGCCCGGGGCAAACTGGCAGTTGCAAcaatagaaaaacaagtaaATTTATAACGTCACTCTTACAATTATATGTCAAGCAAATCGGGAAGAGACGGGGAAGTGATTTCTGCACATCTCTTGTCTTCCCCTGCAATTCTGACATACATAAATAAACATGTGTGAAACGGAAAAGGTGTGTGTGGATATCATTTCCCCAAAGTAAATGAGGTGAGCTTACATTGACTTTATTAGCACAGAATCCACACTCTGCTTTCAAACACGTCATGCAGTTCCACGATCCTGGATTAGGAGCAGAAACATAAGCAGAACATGTAGAATTGGCACCGAAATGTGTGGATTCCAAGTTACTGATGCGTGGAGCATGAGATGCTGCCTGGAAAAACACCCCAGATAACACCACCAAGCAAGTGATGATTCCAATCATGGAGATAAGCATCAGCCTTCTCCTTCCGTATCTATCTATGAAGCACATGCTGATGACAGTGCCAACCACGTTGAGTCCAGAAGTGACCAGAGAGAGTGCCAACGCCGTCTGGTTGGATGCAAACCCGGCAAACTGAACAATAGTTGGGCTGTAGTACATGACAGTGTTGATACCGACAAATTGCTGAGCCACTTGGACAGTAATGCCTGCATAGAGTCCTCTTCGGACAACGGGGTTGCTGAAGGCACCCTTTAATCTTGCTAGCACACCTTCTCCAGCAGCTCCTCCCTCGGCCTTTTCAGCTTGGACGGATTCATGCAAGGCTTGCATTTCACGCTCAACTTCTTCGGCAGGATAAATTTTCTCTAAGATGGCTCTAGCCTCATCTGCCTTATTCTGTTTAGCAGCAAATTATATGCTAAAGTGTGGTATTATATATGTCATGGAAATTGAATGATCATACAAAAATCTAATGGATGTAAAATTTCAACATGTTGGAATAACTACGACCATGATCATACAAAAAACAGGACACAAGACTTCGATTATAGAACACCTCTCTGTAGAGCCATCTGGGAGACTCTGGGAGCGACAACATCAATACAAATTGTACCAAAGCCGGAACTCCTGCTACGCCAAGCATCCAACGCCATGTTCCTGGAGCCTGAAGCAAAGTAATTTACAACAACTAATTACGTCGAAATTTGGAGATAAGGAAATTGAAACCATGAAAATGCTATTGGACTAAAGCCTCAAATCTATTAGTTGGTACCTTGGTGAAAGCAAGATTTATAAGGTATGACAAGAACTGTCCTCCAGTGATTAGAAAACCATTTGTACTGACCAGGGCACCTCGGATTCTAGCGGGAGAGGCTTCTGAGATGTAGAGCGGCGAGGTCATGGAAGCCATTCCAACTCCAAAACCGACCAGAATTCTCCCAATTATGATCACCCACGGAGCTGGTGCAACAGCCATTACTA
This genomic interval from Malus domestica chromosome 05, GDT2T_hap1 contains the following:
- the LOC103408752 gene encoding inositol transporter 4-like, coding for MEGGHPPASKTEFTECWRTTWKTPYIMRLALSAGIGGLLFGYDTGVISGALLYIREDFRDVDKKTWLQETIVSMAVAGAIIGAAIGGWMNDALGRKKSILAADFVFFIGAIVMAVAPAPWVIIIGRILVGFGVGMASMTSPLYISEASPARIRGALVSTNGFLITGGQFLSYLINLAFTKAPGTWRWMLGVAGVPALVQFVLMLSLPESPRWLYRENKADEARAILEKIYPAEEVEREMQALHESVQAEKAEGGAAGEGVLARLKGAFSNPVVRRGLYAGITVQVAQQFVGINTVMYYSPTIVQFAGFASNQTALALSLVTSGLNVVGTVISMCFIDRYGRRRLMLISMIGIITCLVVLSGVFFQAASHAPRISNLESTHFGANSTCSAYVSAPNPGSWNCMTCLKAECGFCANKVNFAPGACLAYNDNIRSSCRGEHRVWYTKGCPSKVGFFAVILLGLYIIIYAPGMGTVPWIVNSEIYPLRYRGTCGGMAAVANWSANLIVSETFLTLTNALGSAGTFLLFAGFSVIGLIAIYMLVPETKGMQFEEVEKLLQKGFRPKPFASKSKQVGKNVELS